A region from the Benincasa hispida cultivar B227 chromosome 10, ASM972705v1, whole genome shotgun sequence genome encodes:
- the LOC120089035 gene encoding uncharacterized mitochondrial protein AtMg00860-like: protein MDLMNRVLKEFLDTFMIVFIDDILVYSKTDVEHEEHLQKVLETLRANKLYAKFSKCEFWLRQVSFIGHVVSKEGVSVDLAKIEAVTSRARPTTVSEVRSFLGLSGYYRRFVNDFSRIVAPLTQLTRKGALFVWNEACENSFQDLKQKLVSAPVLIVPDESGGFVIYSDVSKKRLGGVLMQ, encoded by the coding sequence atggatttgatgaacagGGTGCTCAAGGAATTCCTCGACACCTTCATGATTGTTTTTATTGACgatattttggtttattccaAGACAGATGTCGAACATGAGGAGCATTTGCAGAAAGTTTTGGAGACGTTGAGAGCCAATAAGCTgtatgctaagttttctaaatgtgagttttggttgaggcaAGTGTCCTTTATAGGGCATGTCGTATCGAAGGAAGGTGTCTCTGTGGATCTTGCAAAGATTGAGGCAGTTACGAGTCGGGCTCGTCCAACCACAGTTAGTGAGGTGCGCAGTTTCCTGGGGTTATCCGGctactatagacgatttgtaaATGACTTCTCTCGCATAGTCGCCCCATTGACTCAGTTGACCCGGAAGGGAGCCCTTTTCGTTTGGAATGAGGCCTGTGAGAACAGTTTCCAAGATCTCAAGCAGAAGTTGGTTTCAGCCCCAGTTCTTATAGTACCAGATGAATCAGGTGGTTTTGTCATTTACAGTGACGTGTCCAAGAAGAGGTTAGGAGGCGTACTGATGCAGTAG